A single region of the Changchengzhania lutea genome encodes:
- a CDS encoding M28 family metallopeptidase produces the protein MNKCFYFLILLTFLGCKSTIENNAEQIKITKEQVKASVGFLASDELEGRTTGSVGIEKAAVYIETIFKKHNIKPYFETYRDSFDLKEFYGYNLVGYIEGSDPVLKDEFVIIGAHYDHIGYANEVNGDSIANGANDNAAGTSAVLALSQYFAAKQNTKRSILLTLFSAEEMGLLGSRHLAKRLKDEQMDVYIMLNFEMIGVPFKNRDYIAFVTGYDLSNMSDKMNEYTSSNLTGFSEVSKDYNLFKQSDNYAFYQEFNLPCQTISSCDLSNYDYYHHVDDEADKLDYNHMASLINKMIPAIEKICNTPNKEIKLNNE, from the coding sequence ATGAATAAATGCTTTTATTTCCTTATTTTATTAACTTTTCTGGGGTGTAAATCGACCATTGAAAACAATGCTGAACAAATTAAAATAACTAAAGAGCAAGTGAAAGCTAGCGTTGGGTTTTTAGCTTCTGATGAACTTGAAGGGCGAACTACAGGTAGTGTGGGGATTGAAAAAGCAGCTGTTTATATAGAAACTATATTCAAGAAGCATAACATCAAACCTTATTTTGAAACCTATAGAGATAGTTTTGATTTAAAAGAATTTTATGGTTATAACTTGGTGGGCTATATTGAAGGTAGTGATCCCGTATTAAAGGATGAATTTGTAATTATTGGGGCGCATTATGATCATATAGGCTATGCTAACGAAGTAAATGGTGATAGCATTGCAAATGGCGCAAATGATAATGCAGCAGGCACTAGTGCTGTTTTAGCTTTGTCTCAATATTTTGCTGCAAAACAAAATACAAAGCGCAGCATTTTATTAACGCTGTTCTCTGCTGAAGAAATGGGCTTGCTCGGTTCGAGACATTTAGCGAAACGCTTAAAGGATGAACAGATGGATGTTTACATCATGCTAAATTTTGAAATGATTGGAGTCCCCTTTAAAAATAGAGATTATATAGCCTTTGTAACAGGGTATGACTTATCTAATATGTCGGATAAAATGAATGAATACACAAGTTCTAATCTCACTGGTTTTTCAGAAGTCTCCAAAGACTATAATTTGTTCAAACAATCCGATAATTACGCCTTCTATCAGGAATTTAATTTACCATGTCAGACCATTTCAAGTTGTGACTTATCTAATTATGACTATTACCATCATGTGGATGATGAAGCAGATAAACTGGATTATAACCATATGGCAAGCTTAATCAATAAGATGATTCCTGCTATTGAAAAAATATGCAATACGCCAAACAAAGAAATAAAATTGAACAATGAGTAA
- a CDS encoding methyltransferase domain-containing protein translates to MDLVEINSKHINRHPWELARQSIVNSLIKKHSSNKNLQIEVLDVGSGDAFLANDFTKIPQITRCHAVDIEYTDELKKQFNYYYQNKALKLYSSLNEVETETVNIVTLLDVIEHVPDDVAFINSITKRDYVNVDTVFIITVPAYQSLFSQHDVLLKHYRRYDLKLLRHNVNKSDLEVLDSGYFFFSLLIPRIVNLLIERFKTRHLNDLGNLGNWKGGKMSTSIIKSILLIDYQIGRFFKRLHIHIPGLSCYMICKKKISKS, encoded by the coding sequence ATGGATTTAGTCGAAATTAATTCTAAGCATATAAACAGGCACCCGTGGGAACTTGCAAGACAATCTATAGTAAATTCTTTAATTAAGAAACATAGTTCTAATAAGAATCTTCAAATAGAAGTTTTAGATGTTGGTAGCGGCGATGCGTTTTTGGCAAATGATTTTACCAAAATTCCTCAGATTACACGTTGCCATGCTGTAGATATTGAATACACCGATGAACTAAAAAAGCAATTTAACTATTACTATCAAAACAAAGCTTTAAAACTATATTCGTCCTTAAACGAAGTCGAAACCGAAACGGTTAACATCGTCACCTTATTAGATGTTATTGAACATGTTCCCGATGATGTGGCATTCATTAATAGCATTACTAAGCGAGACTATGTTAATGTTGACACTGTTTTTATTATAACAGTACCGGCATATCAGTCACTGTTTAGTCAACACGATGTGCTGCTAAAACATTATAGAAGGTATGATTTAAAACTGTTGAGGCACAATGTTAATAAAAGTGATTTGGAAGTTTTAGATAGTGGTTACTTTTTCTTTTCGCTGCTTATTCCTCGAATTGTAAATCTATTAATTGAGCGATTTAAAACAAGACATTTAAACGACTTAGGAAATTTAGGAAATTGGAAAGGAGGAAAGATGTCAACAAGTATTATAAAAAGCATATTATTGATTGATTACCAGATAGGAAGATTTTTCAAACGGTTACACATTCATATTCCAGGATTATCTTGCTATATGATTTGCAAAAAAAAGATTTCAAAAAGTTAA
- a CDS encoding nickel-binding protein, which translates to MPLYLDLHEMPNGVTSEHVAEMHQADLKIEHEFNCRGLTYWCDEKRQTAFCLVEAPNEQAIKDLHAKAHGDVPLRIIEVEGNIVESFLGRIEDPEKSKNIELNIINDPAFRVLMVIETSNYLNRLEANQFTIFAQKFHNNVSKTFKKFNGRVVKKDNNTYLVSFKSVTDAVLCALKIKFQFKYVTPKLDASPRRLNIALSSGIPITNKESIFEDTITLATRMCDIVKEQLVVTTEVKLLYESENRNASIDDKMIKVLKPDEEKFLSQLIDYVEQVWNKPNFHVNDFSKALGLSKSQLYRKLTQLTGQSPNNFMKEFRLHRALNLLHKQQGNISEIAFETGFNSAAYFSKCFLDKYGILPSKYIQQHIT; encoded by the coding sequence ATGCCTTTATATTTAGATCTTCATGAAATGCCTAACGGGGTTACCTCAGAACATGTTGCGGAAATGCATCAAGCAGATTTAAAAATTGAACATGAATTTAATTGTCGCGGATTAACATATTGGTGTGACGAAAAAAGACAAACGGCGTTCTGTTTGGTAGAAGCCCCAAACGAACAAGCCATTAAAGATTTACATGCTAAGGCCCATGGCGATGTGCCATTACGAATAATTGAAGTAGAAGGCAACATAGTAGAATCATTTTTAGGCAGAATAGAAGATCCTGAAAAATCAAAAAACATTGAACTGAATATTATAAATGACCCTGCTTTCAGAGTTTTAATGGTCATAGAAACCAGTAATTATTTAAATCGGCTTGAAGCAAATCAATTTACCATATTTGCTCAAAAATTCCATAATAATGTATCTAAAACCTTTAAAAAGTTTAACGGTCGGGTTGTTAAAAAAGACAACAACACGTATTTAGTATCCTTTAAATCTGTAACCGATGCTGTTTTATGCGCCTTAAAAATTAAATTTCAATTCAAATATGTTACACCTAAGCTTGATGCCTCCCCACGTAGGTTAAATATTGCATTAAGCTCTGGTATTCCCATAACTAACAAAGAAAGTATTTTTGAAGACACCATTACATTAGCTACACGAATGTGTGATATTGTTAAAGAGCAGCTTGTAGTTACCACCGAGGTGAAATTATTATATGAGAGTGAAAATAGGAATGCCTCTATTGATGACAAAATGATTAAAGTACTAAAACCTGATGAAGAAAAATTTCTATCACAGTTAATTGATTATGTCGAACAGGTATGGAATAAGCCTAACTTCCATGTGAATGATTTTAGCAAGGCACTAGGATTAAGTAAATCGCAACTTTATAGGAAACTAACCCAATTAACAGGGCAATCACCAAATAATTTCATGAAAGAATTCCGCCTACATAGAGCGCTTAACTTATTACATAAGCAACAAGGCAACATTTCTGAAATTGCTTTTGAGACAGGTTTTAATAGTGCCGCATATTTTTCAAAGTGTTTTCTAGATAAATATGGTATTCTACCTTCAAAATATATTCAACAGCATATCACTTAA
- a CDS encoding nuclear transport factor 2 family protein → MKIAVYGQVANLTFHSDFHLKFGKDLVVVNDQITLLFVETNDGWKMVHEHHSPLKN, encoded by the coding sequence TTGAAAATTGCTGTATATGGCCAAGTAGCCAATCTAACATTTCACTCAGATTTTCATTTAAAATTTGGTAAAGACCTTGTTGTTGTAAACGACCAAATTACTTTACTTTTTGTAGAAACAAATGATGGTTGGAAAATGGTTCACGAACATCATTCACCATTAAAAAATTAG
- a CDS encoding sulfurtransferase: MNWRINILLFLYVFSACKQEKAIETKKQIASETPVKINYLIEVDEFKTIANQPHIKVIDFRKKEAYDKEHIKGALHIWRTDIEDASFPYNGIMASRTQIETLFSTLGIVTNDTLIIYDDNGLCDAARLWWLLQNYDFTNVKLFHGGLNIWKAANGLVTDENTIVEKAVFKLSETPSMKYYVSKEEMRDALNTNTIILDTRTLDEFSGKRQKKGAAKAGRIPNSILIDWAEAINYNGDKKIKPVEDLESIYSQLDSTKDAPIIVYCHSGVRSAHTTFVLTQLLDYKNVKNYDGSWTEWSYFNDLPFKKDSLTLVNN; the protein is encoded by the coding sequence ATGAACTGGAGAATTAATATCCTGTTGTTCTTGTATGTTTTTTCAGCATGCAAGCAAGAAAAAGCCATAGAGACTAAAAAGCAAATTGCGAGTGAAACACCAGTAAAAATTAACTATTTAATTGAAGTTGATGAATTTAAGACCATAGCCAATCAGCCACATATTAAAGTAATAGATTTTAGAAAAAAAGAGGCTTATGACAAAGAACATATAAAAGGCGCATTACATATTTGGAGAACAGATATTGAAGATGCATCTTTTCCTTATAATGGCATAATGGCAAGTCGTACACAAATAGAAACCTTATTTAGTACACTGGGCATTGTTACTAATGATACGCTTATTATCTATGATGATAACGGATTGTGTGATGCTGCAAGGTTATGGTGGTTATTGCAAAATTATGATTTTACAAATGTGAAATTATTCCATGGCGGATTAAACATTTGGAAGGCAGCTAATGGTTTGGTTACAGATGAAAACACAATAGTTGAAAAAGCAGTATTTAAACTTAGTGAAACACCTTCAATGAAATATTACGTTTCTAAAGAAGAGATGCGAGACGCTTTAAATACTAACACTATTATTTTAGACACCAGAACCCTTGATGAGTTCTCAGGAAAAAGACAGAAAAAAGGTGCCGCAAAAGCAGGGCGAATTCCTAATAGCATCCTTATAGATTGGGCAGAAGCCATAAACTATAATGGAGATAAAAAAATAAAACCTGTGGAAGATTTAGAATCTATTTACAGTCAATTGGATAGCACAAAAGATGCTCCAATAATTGTGTACTGCCATAGTGGTGTACGTTCAGCACATACTACTTTTGTTTTGACACAATTATTGGATTATAAAAATGTAAAAAATTATGATGGCTCGTGGACAGAATGGAGCTATTTTAATGATTTACCGTTTAAAAAAGACAGTTTAACACTAGTAAATAATTAA
- a CDS encoding glycosyltransferase: MVNSEHLKVLIIIPCFNEAQRINRNSFLEFSKHNSNINFLFVDDGSTDNTSIVLKELSNKSHLLDYKTLTENCGKGEAIRRGILSNNGNLNTYDFVGYMDADLSVPLEEINYLLNALRARKNIEFILSIRVGRLGAEINRNFYRHYLGRIFATFVSLLLKEPIYDSQCGAKLIHTSHVKSLFDKPFISTWLFDVELIARWKISVKNYDQKILEYPLNNWQEIKGSKLKLSHFLLAPIELIKIWSIYRKAIQNVDTAKQHP; encoded by the coding sequence ATGGTTAATTCAGAACATTTAAAAGTGCTTATTATTATCCCATGTTTTAATGAAGCACAACGCATTAATAGGAATTCTTTTTTAGAGTTTTCAAAGCATAATTCAAATATAAATTTTCTTTTTGTAGATGATGGCAGTACAGATAATACATCAATTGTATTAAAAGAATTAAGCAATAAATCGCATTTGCTCGATTATAAAACCTTAACAGAAAATTGTGGAAAAGGTGAAGCCATTAGACGTGGTATTCTCTCAAATAATGGAAACTTAAACACATATGATTTTGTCGGGTATATGGATGCCGACTTGTCTGTGCCGCTTGAAGAAATAAATTATTTGTTGAATGCATTAAGAGCACGAAAAAACATCGAATTCATATTAAGTATTAGAGTAGGCCGATTGGGGGCTGAAATCAATAGAAATTTTTACCGCCATTATTTGGGTAGAATTTTTGCCACTTTCGTGAGCCTACTTTTAAAAGAGCCTATTTATGATTCGCAATGTGGTGCCAAATTAATTCACACATCGCATGTAAAGTCTCTATTTGATAAACCATTTATTAGCACATGGCTGTTTGATGTAGAATTAATTGCGCGATGGAAAATATCTGTCAAAAACTATGATCAAAAAATCTTAGAATACCCTTTAAACAACTGGCAGGAAATTAAAGGCTCAAAATTAAAACTCAGTCACTTTTTATTAGCCCCGATAGAATTAATTAAGATATGGAGCATATACCGCAAAGCTATTCAAAACGTCGATACTGCTAAACAACATCCATAA
- a CDS encoding sterol desaturase family protein: MEKYLDAFINAFNGTVDWTWKSIIFEVPWYTNYFWGLVAISLFVWALEIVFPWRKEQSIIRKDFWLDGFYMFFNFFIFSIVISGVYEILGLFFADINITAKSLALFDISKWAMWAQLLVFFIILDFVQWFTHVLLHKYPFLWKFHKVHHSVKEMGFAAHLRYHWMENIFYKPLKTFGVMLIGGFEPDQAYIIHFITIAIGHFNHSNIKITWGPLKYIFNNPVMHLYHHAYVLPKGKYGVNYGISLSLWDYIFKTNYIPEDSGKVLIGFKGDDKFPKDFIHQNIYGFKKGQK; the protein is encoded by the coding sequence ATGGAAAAATATTTAGATGCATTTATCAATGCTTTTAATGGTACGGTAGATTGGACATGGAAATCGATAATCTTTGAGGTGCCTTGGTACACCAATTACTTTTGGGGACTTGTAGCGATTTCACTTTTTGTTTGGGCTTTAGAAATCGTATTTCCCTGGCGAAAAGAGCAATCTATTATTAGAAAAGATTTCTGGTTAGATGGATTTTACATGTTTTTTAATTTCTTTATTTTCTCTATTGTGATTAGTGGAGTTTATGAGATTTTAGGACTCTTTTTTGCAGACATCAATATCACTGCCAAGAGTTTAGCGCTTTTTGACATTTCAAAATGGGCAATGTGGGCGCAATTGTTAGTTTTCTTTATTATTTTAGATTTTGTACAGTGGTTTACACATGTTTTATTACATAAGTATCCTTTTTTATGGAAGTTCCATAAAGTACATCATAGCGTAAAAGAAATGGGATTTGCTGCGCATTTAAGATACCATTGGATGGAGAATATTTTTTACAAACCTCTAAAAACTTTTGGTGTCATGTTAATAGGTGGTTTTGAACCAGACCAAGCTTATATTATACATTTTATAACCATAGCTATTGGTCATTTTAACCATTCTAATATAAAAATAACCTGGGGACCACTAAAATATATTTTTAACAATCCAGTGATGCATTTATACCATCATGCTTATGTATTACCAAAAGGGAAGTATGGCGTAAATTATGGAATTAGTTTAAGTCTATGGGATTATATATTTAAAACAAATTATATTCCTGAAGATAGTGGTAAGGTTCTAATTGGATTTAAAGGTGATGATAAGTTTCCTAAAGATTTTATTCATCAAAACATTTATGGATTTAAAAAGGGGCAAAAATAA
- a CDS encoding SDR family NAD(P)-dependent oxidoreductase, protein MSKNIIITGTSRGIGFELVKYFAKAGHNVLALSRNDIPIQTLKLNTVTAFSFDLSDEAAYRKVEAFINAEWQQVDILINNAGLLLNKPFPETSMQDFKRVYETNVFGVAELTRIVLPFMKKESHIVTISSMGGVQGSMKFPGLAAYSSSKAAVITLTELWAEEYKGTGISFNVFALGAVQTEMLEEAFPGYEAPTTAQEMAAYIFDFALTGNTYYNGKLLQVSNSTP, encoded by the coding sequence ATGAGTAAAAATATTATAATAACGGGTACAAGCCGAGGCATAGGATTTGAATTGGTAAAATATTTTGCTAAGGCTGGTCATAATGTATTGGCGCTTTCGCGGAACGACATCCCTATTCAAACATTAAAACTGAACACTGTCACTGCATTTTCGTTTGATTTAAGCGATGAAGCTGCTTACCGAAAGGTTGAAGCTTTTATAAATGCCGAGTGGCAACAGGTGGATATTTTAATTAATAATGCAGGTTTATTACTGAATAAGCCATTTCCTGAAACGAGTATGCAAGACTTTAAGAGGGTGTATGAGACCAATGTTTTTGGTGTGGCAGAATTAACGCGTATTGTTTTGCCATTTATGAAAAAGGAAAGTCATATTGTAACTATTAGTTCTATGGGAGGTGTGCAAGGGAGTATGAAGTTTCCTGGTTTGGCAGCTTATAGTTCAAGTAAAGCCGCGGTTATAACATTAACCGAATTATGGGCTGAAGAATACAAAGGCACGGGAATATCGTTTAATGTATTTGCACTGGGAGCTGTTCAAACCGAAATGCTGGAAGAGGCTTTTCCGGGCTATGAAGCACCTACAACCGCTCAGGAAATGGCAGCCTATATTTTTGATTTTGCCCTTACTGGGAATACCTATTATAACGGAAAATTGTTGCAAGTGTCTAACTCTACGCCTTGA
- a CDS encoding glucosyltransferase domain-containing protein, translated as MQGGRFLYGFLCQLVYGELTNTISGLKWVRLFSLIGCVIFSIQIFTFLLKLNLKKIEAGIFSFLILALPSFSVFVFWSATFEVPIALILSFFSGYLLLKSFELNHINKAHYAIALILVIISLFLYQSATTVFLLPFVFSFAIKENHSLLKFKRIIFFIAFAFGLYFILFKLSLLWFQLEPLNRAHIDILKLPVKTILFYAREMRMLLYGSGILLAPVLAFIIGAISFLGFLFFKYKRRDEINKPILLIFFLLAVLPLSYSPNLISVDNFICSRTIAPAAIIILFYQFYFFRELSIKLKALKIISILIAFLFVALGFININTYQVETQNTEYKALKTVFERIDLTVTKKIIFIIPEHDYLQKLETYKLGYADEFGEISSSRPWAPEPMLKQILIEKANLDHSDKNLILNLEVEVYKENDMFTRTSDSEVINIIDIITAEYAK; from the coding sequence ATTCAAGGGGGACGTTTTCTCTATGGTTTTTTATGTCAACTTGTTTACGGAGAACTAACAAATACTATATCTGGTTTAAAGTGGGTGCGATTATTTTCCCTGATTGGATGTGTCATATTTTCGATCCAGATATTTACATTTCTGTTAAAATTAAACCTCAAAAAAATTGAAGCTGGCATATTCTCATTTCTGATACTGGCGCTGCCATCATTCTCGGTATTTGTGTTTTGGAGCGCTACGTTTGAAGTACCCATTGCTTTAATCCTTAGCTTTTTTTCTGGGTATTTGCTGCTTAAATCCTTTGAGTTAAATCACATAAACAAAGCCCATTATGCTATTGCCCTCATATTAGTAATCATATCTCTTTTTCTGTATCAATCTGCAACTACTGTCTTTTTACTTCCTTTTGTGTTTTCATTTGCAATCAAGGAAAATCATTCTTTATTAAAATTTAAGAGAATTATTTTTTTTATAGCCTTTGCATTTGGACTGTATTTTATCTTATTTAAATTATCCCTTTTGTGGTTTCAATTAGAGCCCTTGAATAGAGCCCATATTGATATTCTAAAATTACCTGTTAAAACCATACTTTTCTATGCTCGAGAAATGCGCATGTTACTTTATGGCAGTGGTATTTTATTAGCTCCGGTACTTGCTTTTATTATTGGTGCCATCAGTTTTTTAGGCTTCTTATTTTTTAAATATAAACGACGAGATGAAATAAACAAACCCATACTTTTAATATTCTTTTTACTGGCTGTTTTACCCTTGAGCTATTCACCAAATTTAATATCTGTTGATAATTTTATATGTAGCCGAACTATTGCCCCAGCTGCTATCATCATTCTTTTTTATCAATTTTATTTTTTTCGTGAGTTAAGTATTAAGCTGAAAGCGTTAAAAATCATCTCCATTTTAATCGCATTTCTGTTTGTAGCGCTTGGTTTTATAAACATAAATACCTATCAAGTAGAAACCCAAAATACAGAATATAAAGCACTGAAAACTGTTTTTGAACGTATTGACTTAACTGTTACCAAAAAAATCATTTTCATTATTCCAGAACATGATTATTTACAAAAACTAGAAACCTATAAATTAGGTTATGCTGATGAATTTGGAGAAATATCGTCTTCTAGACCTTGGGCACCCGAGCCCATGCTAAAACAAATACTGATAGAAAAAGCCAACTTAGACCATTCAGACAAAAACTTAATCTTAAATTTAGAGGTAGAAGTTTACAAAGAAAATGATATGTTTACAAGAACCAGTGATTCTGAAGTCATTAATATTATTGATATCATTACAGCCGAATATGCCAAGTAA
- a CDS encoding sulfite oxidase gives MKRRVFAKKATLSTFATLIGTEIVFGSNLLEGYSPLALQDPDPFKMFKKHKDMIVLNDKPWNIEAQAHLLDDKITPNSCMFIRNNGLAPEGIDAKKWSLTIDGESVINKKTYTLAELKSKFEQHTYQLTLECGGNGRSEFNPPAKGNQWTIGAVHCASWTGVRLRDVLKDAGIKNNAIYIGYHAIDVHLSQDPNKEPISRGCPMSKALQDETLLAFKMNGEDIPLIHGYPLRLVAGGWPASVSGKWINRISIRDKVHDGTKMTGDAYRVPCKPVAPGEKVKDEDMCIIESMPVKSLITYPKSGATIKEGKSLNIRGHAWAGELEVTKMEYSIDFGATWKSCVIEKPSNRLAWQHFNATIHFPKKGYYEIWAKATDAKGIAQPMLLPGWNPKGYLNNACHRIAVKVS, from the coding sequence TTGAAAAGAAGAGTTTTTGCTAAAAAGGCAACATTAAGTACGTTTGCAACACTTATTGGAACTGAAATTGTTTTTGGATCAAATTTGTTAGAAGGTTATAGCCCTTTAGCCTTACAAGATCCAGACCCTTTTAAAATGTTTAAGAAACACAAAGACATGATTGTGTTAAACGATAAGCCATGGAATATAGAAGCACAGGCACATTTGTTAGATGATAAAATTACACCAAACTCTTGTATGTTTATTAGAAATAACGGCTTAGCACCTGAAGGTATTGATGCTAAAAAGTGGTCTCTTACAATAGATGGTGAATCGGTAATAAACAAAAAAACATATACGTTAGCTGAATTAAAATCGAAATTTGAACAACATACTTATCAATTAACTTTAGAATGCGGTGGCAATGGAAGAAGTGAATTTAATCCGCCTGCAAAAGGCAATCAATGGACAATTGGGGCTGTACATTGTGCCAGTTGGACTGGTGTACGTTTACGAGATGTTTTAAAAGATGCAGGTATTAAAAATAATGCTATTTATATTGGCTATCACGCTATAGATGTACATTTAAGCCAAGACCCAAATAAAGAACCTATTTCAAGAGGCTGCCCTATGTCAAAAGCGCTCCAGGATGAAACATTATTAGCATTCAAAATGAATGGTGAAGATATCCCTTTAATTCATGGTTACCCTTTGCGTTTGGTGGCAGGAGGTTGGCCTGCATCAGTTTCAGGAAAGTGGATAAATAGAATTAGCATTAGAGACAAAGTACATGATGGTACCAAAATGACTGGCGATGCTTACAGAGTACCTTGCAAACCTGTTGCCCCAGGAGAAAAAGTGAAAGATGAAGATATGTGTATTATTGAATCTATGCCCGTAAAATCCTTAATAACGTACCCTAAATCTGGAGCAACCATTAAAGAAGGTAAGTCCCTGAATATTCGAGGACATGCTTGGGCAGGTGAATTGGAAGTTACCAAAATGGAGTATTCTATCGATTTTGGAGCTACATGGAAATCATGTGTTATTGAAAAACCTTCCAATCGATTAGCATGGCAACATTTTAATGCAACAATACATTTTCCAAAAAAAGGGTACTATGAGATTTGGGCAAAAGCAACCGATGCTAAAGGTATTGCGCAACCCATGTTGTTACCAGGTTGGAACCCTAAAGGATATTTAAACAATGCATGCCATAGGATAGCGGTGAAAGTAAGTTAA
- a CDS encoding monoheme cytochrome C: MSKEEKFRKQIKKVYHLLLLLFSLFLIAGVMLVYYTINPDFFTFKTKTETIVSIPIEGDEDSIENGIHIRTGLIEAEGLMTVVNNCTNCHSSKIILQNRMNTERWNTTIKWMQETQNLWGLGKNQEIIVNYLVTNYPVKDKGRRDNLSNIDWYELEN; encoded by the coding sequence ATGTCTAAAGAAGAAAAATTCAGGAAGCAGATAAAAAAAGTATACCACTTATTGTTGTTGCTTTTTAGCCTGTTTTTAATTGCGGGTGTGATGCTTGTTTATTATACTATTAATCCTGATTTTTTTACTTTTAAAACGAAAACTGAAACCATTGTTAGCATACCTATTGAAGGTGATGAAGATAGCATTGAAAATGGTATTCATATAAGAACAGGATTAATTGAAGCTGAAGGATTAATGACTGTTGTTAATAACTGTACTAATTGTCATTCGTCTAAGATCATTCTTCAGAATAGAATGAATACCGAACGTTGGAATACCACTATAAAATGGATGCAGGAGACACAAAATCTTTGGGGTTTAGGAAAAAACCAAGAAATTATAGTTAATTATTTAGTCACTAACTATCCAGTGAAAGACAAGGGAAGGCGTGACAATTTATCAAATATCGATTGGTATGAACTGGAGAATTAA